The Pieris rapae chromosome 16, ilPieRapa1.1, whole genome shotgun sequence genome includes a region encoding these proteins:
- the LOC111002083 gene encoding radial spoke head protein 3 homolog B isoform X1, whose amino-acid sequence MPPGDSQGDESSFTVIESVTRDEQSVIARNVNVVRPLARDVPPEARTMLDERFSQTLNMKLKRLKPREARVPLEKPRFVTTVRCGEFLPPPPPLASLLRLPPAPLYSYSSRPHPLAIRHKRSATPQYGSVVTGATGATSAQYSNVMHDKRVVRGSTFAAHPHAAGDGQESAAARAARTRRRALARRAALARLRPGTPPPAPGRRHLPVQTERYLEELFDKGLEVEAGVQTDLFVDRPATPRYVPAITGAHAATQIYPGDLFDFDLEVQGIVGVLVGKTVQQALGEVAQEEELETLREQQRRYRELRDAELAERQRLAATDVRLQHEKERRVAEARAAAISAQEARQRVAAATLVQGYVAELLPSVLAGLRDAGYLVRRLHRGVEEEFMPWLIEEVSKEIESIITSRDVITEIVREVTEARADLYAAAGEREAQYETPLDSLTPPEPSAEEEDAIIEDQ is encoded by the exons ATGCCCCCAGGCGACAGTCAGGGCGATGAGTCAAGCTTTACCGTTATCGAATCGGTAACGCGGGACGAACAGTCAGTGATAGCGCGAAACGTGAACGTGGTGAGGCCGCTAGCGCGCGATGTACCGCCGGAGGCGCGCACCATGCTCGACGAAAGATTCTCGCAGACCCTTAACATGAAACTAAAGCGCTTGAAGCCGCGCGAAGCCCGGGTGCCTCTGGAGAAACCTCGCTTCGTTACAACAGTGCGGTGTGGAGAGTTTCTGCCGCCGCCACCACCGCTGGCCAGCCTCCTTCGGCTGCCTCCCGCCCCCCTCTACTCATACTCCAGCAGACCGCATCCGCTCGCGATACGCCACAAGCGTTCCGCCACACCACAATA CGGGAGTGTGGTGACAGGTGCTACGGGTGCTACGAGCGCGCAGTACAGCAATGTGATGCACGACAAGCGCGTCGTGCGCGGCAGCACTTTCGCGGCGCACCCACATGCAGCC GGAGACGGACAAGAGAGCGCGGCGGCCCGCGCAGCGCGGACACGAAGACGCGCGCTTGCGCGGCGTGCGGCTCTGGCCCGACTGCGACCTGGCACACCGCCACCGGCACCTGGCCGACGACATCTACCCGTACAGACAGAGCGGTACCTCGAGGAG CTATTCGATAAAGGCCTGGAGGTAGAGGCGGGCGTCCAGACGGACCTGTTCGTGGACAGGCCAGCTACGCCGCGCTATGTACCTGCCATCACCGGGGCGCATGCCGCTACGCAGATCTATCCTGGAGAC CTGTTCGACTTCGATCTTGAAGTGCAAGGTATTGTGGGAGTGCTCGTCGGCAAGACCGTGCAACAAGCGTTAGGAGAAGTGGCGCAAGAGGAGGAGCTGGAAACCCTGCGGGAGCAACAGCGCCGCTACCGAGAGTTACGCGATGCTGAACTCGCTGAACGGCAACGATTGGCCGCCACGGATGTCCGGCTGCAACACGAAAAGGAACGGCGCGTGGCTGAAGCCCGAGCTGCAGCGATATCGGCGCAAGAAGCACGACAACGAGTGGCAGCTGCCACACTCGTGCAGGGCTACGTCGCTGAACTTCTGCCCTCTGTGCTGGCTGGTCTGCGCGACGCCGGTTATCTCGTACGTCGTCTACACAGAG GTGTTGAAGAAGAATTCATGCCATGGCTGATAGAGGAGGTGTCAAAAGAGATCGAGTCGATTATTACCAGTCGTGATGTTATTACGG AAATCGTTCGCGAGGTGACAGAGGCCCGGGCGGATCTTTATGCGGCGGCAGGCGAAAGAGAAGCGCAGTACGAAACACCGCTAGACTCTTTGACGCCGCCGGAACCTTCAGCCGAGGAAGAGGATG CTATAATTGAAGATCAGTGA
- the LOC111002083 gene encoding radial spoke head protein 3 homolog isoform X3, producing MHDKRVVRGSTFAAHPHAAGDGQESAAARAARTRRRALARRAALARLRPGTPPPAPGRRHLPVQTERYLEELFDKGLEVEAGVQTDLFVDRPATPRYVPAITGAHAATQIYPGDLFDFDLEVQGIVGVLVGKTVQQALGEVAQEEELETLREQQRRYRELRDAELAERQRLAATDVRLQHEKERRVAEARAAAISAQEARQRVAAATLVQGYVAELLPSVLAGLRDAGYLVRRLHRGVEEEFMPWLIEEVSKEIESIITSRDVITEIVREVTEARADLYAAAGEREAQYETPLDSLTPPEPSAEEEDAIIEDQ from the exons ATGCACGACAAGCGCGTCGTGCGCGGCAGCACTTTCGCGGCGCACCCACATGCAGCC GGAGACGGACAAGAGAGCGCGGCGGCCCGCGCAGCGCGGACACGAAGACGCGCGCTTGCGCGGCGTGCGGCTCTGGCCCGACTGCGACCTGGCACACCGCCACCGGCACCTGGCCGACGACATCTACCCGTACAGACAGAGCGGTACCTCGAGGAG CTATTCGATAAAGGCCTGGAGGTAGAGGCGGGCGTCCAGACGGACCTGTTCGTGGACAGGCCAGCTACGCCGCGCTATGTACCTGCCATCACCGGGGCGCATGCCGCTACGCAGATCTATCCTGGAGAC CTGTTCGACTTCGATCTTGAAGTGCAAGGTATTGTGGGAGTGCTCGTCGGCAAGACCGTGCAACAAGCGTTAGGAGAAGTGGCGCAAGAGGAGGAGCTGGAAACCCTGCGGGAGCAACAGCGCCGCTACCGAGAGTTACGCGATGCTGAACTCGCTGAACGGCAACGATTGGCCGCCACGGATGTCCGGCTGCAACACGAAAAGGAACGGCGCGTGGCTGAAGCCCGAGCTGCAGCGATATCGGCGCAAGAAGCACGACAACGAGTGGCAGCTGCCACACTCGTGCAGGGCTACGTCGCTGAACTTCTGCCCTCTGTGCTGGCTGGTCTGCGCGACGCCGGTTATCTCGTACGTCGTCTACACAGAG GTGTTGAAGAAGAATTCATGCCATGGCTGATAGAGGAGGTGTCAAAAGAGATCGAGTCGATTATTACCAGTCGTGATGTTATTACGG AAATCGTTCGCGAGGTGACAGAGGCCCGGGCGGATCTTTATGCGGCGGCAGGCGAAAGAGAAGCGCAGTACGAAACACCGCTAGACTCTTTGACGCCGCCGGAACCTTCAGCCGAGGAAGAGGATG CTATAATTGAAGATCAGTGA
- the LOC111002083 gene encoding radial spoke head protein 3 homolog isoform X2, with protein MSVSVRSVLVEAPQATPKGPYTFASQPRALYHNTKLRRNPSCGSVVTGATGATSAQYSNVMHDKRVVRGSTFAAHPHAAGDGQESAAARAARTRRRALARRAALARLRPGTPPPAPGRRHLPVQTERYLEELFDKGLEVEAGVQTDLFVDRPATPRYVPAITGAHAATQIYPGDLFDFDLEVQGIVGVLVGKTVQQALGEVAQEEELETLREQQRRYRELRDAELAERQRLAATDVRLQHEKERRVAEARAAAISAQEARQRVAAATLVQGYVAELLPSVLAGLRDAGYLVRRLHRGVEEEFMPWLIEEVSKEIESIITSRDVITEIVREVTEARADLYAAAGEREAQYETPLDSLTPPEPSAEEEDAIIEDQ; from the exons ATGAGCGTGTCGGTGCGTTCGGTGCTGGTGGAGGCACCACAAGCCACGCCCAAGGGACCTTACACGTTTGCTAGTCAACCACGAGCTCTATATCATAATACTAAACTGCGCAGGAATCCCTCTTG CGGGAGTGTGGTGACAGGTGCTACGGGTGCTACGAGCGCGCAGTACAGCAATGTGATGCACGACAAGCGCGTCGTGCGCGGCAGCACTTTCGCGGCGCACCCACATGCAGCC GGAGACGGACAAGAGAGCGCGGCGGCCCGCGCAGCGCGGACACGAAGACGCGCGCTTGCGCGGCGTGCGGCTCTGGCCCGACTGCGACCTGGCACACCGCCACCGGCACCTGGCCGACGACATCTACCCGTACAGACAGAGCGGTACCTCGAGGAG CTATTCGATAAAGGCCTGGAGGTAGAGGCGGGCGTCCAGACGGACCTGTTCGTGGACAGGCCAGCTACGCCGCGCTATGTACCTGCCATCACCGGGGCGCATGCCGCTACGCAGATCTATCCTGGAGAC CTGTTCGACTTCGATCTTGAAGTGCAAGGTATTGTGGGAGTGCTCGTCGGCAAGACCGTGCAACAAGCGTTAGGAGAAGTGGCGCAAGAGGAGGAGCTGGAAACCCTGCGGGAGCAACAGCGCCGCTACCGAGAGTTACGCGATGCTGAACTCGCTGAACGGCAACGATTGGCCGCCACGGATGTCCGGCTGCAACACGAAAAGGAACGGCGCGTGGCTGAAGCCCGAGCTGCAGCGATATCGGCGCAAGAAGCACGACAACGAGTGGCAGCTGCCACACTCGTGCAGGGCTACGTCGCTGAACTTCTGCCCTCTGTGCTGGCTGGTCTGCGCGACGCCGGTTATCTCGTACGTCGTCTACACAGAG GTGTTGAAGAAGAATTCATGCCATGGCTGATAGAGGAGGTGTCAAAAGAGATCGAGTCGATTATTACCAGTCGTGATGTTATTACGG AAATCGTTCGCGAGGTGACAGAGGCCCGGGCGGATCTTTATGCGGCGGCAGGCGAAAGAGAAGCGCAGTACGAAACACCGCTAGACTCTTTGACGCCGCCGGAACCTTCAGCCGAGGAAGAGGATG CTATAATTGAAGATCAGTGA